Proteins encoded in a region of the Triticum dicoccoides isolate Atlit2015 ecotype Zavitan chromosome 3A, WEW_v2.0, whole genome shotgun sequence genome:
- the LOC119271449 gene encoding heavy metal-associated isoprenylated plant protein 39-like has translation MNDLQKIVIRADLIGEKCKSKIMSIVAKLEGIKSMDIDQDKCTLTVVGTVDPVRVVQKLRKSCFAATVVSVDDDKPKEKKTPCQEACEKAWKEKYEKACEEKCEKACKEPCCDDCNKGTPSYGYGYRCTPGCHSSPCGLPSCHYYSNGYHGYGVRAPPAPPLGYACYEEQSRGGGGECGIQ, from the exons ATGAATGACCTGCAGAAGATCGTGATCAGAGCTGATCTCATCGGCGAGAAGTGCAAGAGCAAGATCATGTCAATTGTTGCCAAGCTCGAGG GGATCAAGTCCATGGACATTGACCAGGACAAGTGCACGCTGACGGTGGTCGGCACCGTCGACCCGGTGCGCGTCGTGCAGAAGCTCAGGAAGTCGTGCTTCGCCGCGACCGTCGTCAGCGTGGACGACGACAAGCCgaaggagaagaagaccccctgccAGGAGGCCTGCGAGAAGGCCTGGAAGGAGAAGTACGAGAAGGCCTGCGAAGAGAAGTGCGAGAAGGCTTGCAAGGAGCCGTGCTGCGACGACTGCAACAAGGGGACGCCGTCGTACGGCTATGGGTACCGCTGCACGCCGGGCTGCCACTCCAGCCCCTGCGGCCTGCCCAGCTGCCACTACTACAGCAATGGCTACCACGGCTACGGCGTGCGCGCGCCACCGGCGCCGCCACTGGGATACGCCTGCTATGAGGAGCAGTCACGCGGAGGCGGAGGAGAATGCGGCATCCAGTAA